The Neodiprion virginianus isolate iyNeoVirg1 chromosome 5, iyNeoVirg1.1, whole genome shotgun sequence genome contains a region encoding:
- the LOC124305058 gene encoding calpain-B-like isoform X1: protein MSTKDLSAEVLKIEDGDGKVQDFYRIRRELCSKGKLFEDPQFPAVSASLFPKGIPKERFMFNYLKWVRPKEITAEPKFFVNGVSRFDIEQQRFGNCWLIAAISRLAMDPNLLFQVVPQDQNFNENYAGIFHFRFWRYGKWVEVVVDDRLPCYGTARSSERTEFWSALLVKAYAKFYGSWEATEDGQSTEAWQDFTGGLTSIYDLDVAQSIPFEVLLEAWEKKLLMGCGTPKMKKLDGLYGDHAYCITEVRKYKGKNMVRLRNPWGMMEWQGQFGDADPLWKTDSKMAEALNFKPDADGEFWMPYELVSDYFTELEICEPLDTSTRKLEVTTFEGEWQYNTTVSKGHLRTLCQNAQYRITLGNSEQVNGKCTIIVALLQKNRRSKRLKNLKIGFEIYQLDNPEKSPNPLDIDFFKKNESVSGSSAVGEQREVQRKFELVPGVYCVIPCVYRDSHSNKGSEFVAISDEAEEFLLRVFFGNSNNLM, encoded by the exons ATGAGCACCAAGGATCTCTCTGCGGAAGTTTTGAAG ATCGAGGATGGTGATGGGAAAGTTCAAGACTTCTATCGAATCAGAAGAGAATTGTGTTCGAAGGGAAAACTGTTTGAAGATCCACAATTCCCGGCAGTATCTGCGTCTTTATTTCCCAAAGGGATTCCTAAGGAGCGTTTTATGTTCAATTACTTGAAATGGGTACGGCCAAAG GAAATCACCGCTGAACCGAAATTTTTCGTGAATGGAGTCTCTCGATTCGATATTGAGCAACAAAGATTCGGTAATTGTTGGCTAATCGCAGCAATATCTCGTCTAGCGATGGATCCAAACCTGTTGTTCCAAGTCGTGCCTCAGGATCAGAATTTCAACGAAAACTACGCCGGAATATTCCATTTCAG ATTTTGGCGGTATGGAAAATGGGTCGAAGTCGTGGTTGATGACCGTCTCCCTTGTTATGGGACTGCTCGTTCAAGTGAAAGAACTGAATTCTGGAGCGCTCTGCTTGTCAAAGCGTACGCCAAGTTTTACGGTTCCTGGGAGGCCACGGAAGACGGCCAGTCAACCGAAGCCTGGCAGGATTTTACCGGTGGTCTGACTTCGATTTACGATTTGGACGTTGCACAGTCAATACCTTTCGAAGTTTTACTGGAAGCttgggagaaaaaattgcTCATGGGATGCGGTACTCCTAAG ATGAAGAAACTTGACGGCTTGTATGGTGATCATGCCTACTGTATTACGGAAGTCCGTAAGTACAAGGGGAAAAATATGGTGAGACTGAGGAATCCATGGGGTATGATGGAATGGCAAGGCCAATTTGGCGATGC agaTCCTCTGTGGAAAACCGATAGTAAGATGGCAGAGGCGCTGAATTTCAAGCCTGACGCAGATGGCGAATTTTGGATGCCCTACGAACTGGTTTCGGATTATTTTACTGAACTTGAAATTTGTGAACCGCTCGATACAAGCACAAGAAAATTGGAAGTCACTACTTTCGAAGGAGAATGGCAGTACAATACTACTGTGTCCAAAGGTCACTTGA GAACCTTGTGTCAAAATGCTCAATATCGCATAACGTTGGGAAATTCGGAACAAGTAAACGGAAAGTGCACGATAATCGTGGCATTACTGCAGAAAAATCGAAGGTCGAAACgactaaaaaatttgaaaattggatttgaaatttatcaa CTGGACAATCCTGAAAAATCACCAAACCCCCTAGACATcgatttcttcaaaaaaaatgAGTCCGTATCTGGATCCAGTGCGGTTGGGGAGCAACGGGAAGTTCAACGCAAATTTGAACTAGTTCCCGGAGTTTACTGTGTAATTCCTTGTGTCTATCGGGACAGTCACTCGAATAAGGGATCCGAATTCGTGGCCATTTCTGACGAAGCAGAAGAATTCTTGCTCAGAGTCTTCTTTGGGAATTCAAATAACTTGATGTAA
- the LOC124305058 gene encoding calpain-B-like isoform X4: MSTKDLSAEVLKIEDGDGKVQDFYRIRRELCSKGKLFEDPQFPAVSASLFPKGIPKERFMFNYLKWVRPKEITAEPKFFVNGVSRFDIEQQRFGNCWLIAAISRLAMDPNLLFQVVPQDQNFNENYAGIFHFRFWRYGKWVEVVVDDRLPCYGTARSSERTEFWSALLVKAYAKFYGSWEATEDGQSTEAWQDFTGGLTSIYDLDVAQSIPFEVLLEAWEKKLLMGCGTPKMKKLDGLYGDHAYCITEVRKYKGKNMVRLRNPWGMMEWQGQFGDADPLWKTDSKMAEALNFKPDADGEFWMPYELVSDYFTELEICEPLDTSTRKLEVTTFEGEWQYNTTVSKGHLTGQS; the protein is encoded by the exons ATGAGCACCAAGGATCTCTCTGCGGAAGTTTTGAAG ATCGAGGATGGTGATGGGAAAGTTCAAGACTTCTATCGAATCAGAAGAGAATTGTGTTCGAAGGGAAAACTGTTTGAAGATCCACAATTCCCGGCAGTATCTGCGTCTTTATTTCCCAAAGGGATTCCTAAGGAGCGTTTTATGTTCAATTACTTGAAATGGGTACGGCCAAAG GAAATCACCGCTGAACCGAAATTTTTCGTGAATGGAGTCTCTCGATTCGATATTGAGCAACAAAGATTCGGTAATTGTTGGCTAATCGCAGCAATATCTCGTCTAGCGATGGATCCAAACCTGTTGTTCCAAGTCGTGCCTCAGGATCAGAATTTCAACGAAAACTACGCCGGAATATTCCATTTCAG ATTTTGGCGGTATGGAAAATGGGTCGAAGTCGTGGTTGATGACCGTCTCCCTTGTTATGGGACTGCTCGTTCAAGTGAAAGAACTGAATTCTGGAGCGCTCTGCTTGTCAAAGCGTACGCCAAGTTTTACGGTTCCTGGGAGGCCACGGAAGACGGCCAGTCAACCGAAGCCTGGCAGGATTTTACCGGTGGTCTGACTTCGATTTACGATTTGGACGTTGCACAGTCAATACCTTTCGAAGTTTTACTGGAAGCttgggagaaaaaattgcTCATGGGATGCGGTACTCCTAAG ATGAAGAAACTTGACGGCTTGTATGGTGATCATGCCTACTGTATTACGGAAGTCCGTAAGTACAAGGGGAAAAATATGGTGAGACTGAGGAATCCATGGGGTATGATGGAATGGCAAGGCCAATTTGGCGATGC agaTCCTCTGTGGAAAACCGATAGTAAGATGGCAGAGGCGCTGAATTTCAAGCCTGACGCAGATGGCGAATTTTGGATGCCCTACGAACTGGTTTCGGATTATTTTACTGAACTTGAAATTTGTGAACCGCTCGATACAAGCACAAGAAAATTGGAAGTCACTACTTTCGAAGGAGAATGGCAGTACAATACTACTGTGTCCAAAGGTCACTTGA CTGGACAATCCTGA
- the LOC124305058 gene encoding calpain-B-like isoform X3, which produces MSTKDLSAEVLKIEDGDGKVQDFYRIRRELCSKGKLFEDPQFPAVSASLFPKGIPKERFMFNYLKWVRPKEITAEPKFFVNGVSRFDIEQQRFGNCWLIAAISRLAMDPNLLFQVVPQDQNFNENYAGIFHFRFWRYGKWVEVVVDDRLPCYGTARSSERTEFWSALLVKAYAKFYGSWEATEDGQSTEAWQDFTGGLTSIYDLDVAQSIPFEVLLEAWEKKLLMGCGTPKMKKLDGLYGDHAYCITEVRKYKGKNMVRLRNPWGMMEWQGQFGDADPLWKTDSKMAEALNFKPDADGEFWMPYELVSDYFTELEICEPLDTSTRKLEVTTFEGEWQYNTTVSKGHLTLHYF; this is translated from the exons ATGAGCACCAAGGATCTCTCTGCGGAAGTTTTGAAG ATCGAGGATGGTGATGGGAAAGTTCAAGACTTCTATCGAATCAGAAGAGAATTGTGTTCGAAGGGAAAACTGTTTGAAGATCCACAATTCCCGGCAGTATCTGCGTCTTTATTTCCCAAAGGGATTCCTAAGGAGCGTTTTATGTTCAATTACTTGAAATGGGTACGGCCAAAG GAAATCACCGCTGAACCGAAATTTTTCGTGAATGGAGTCTCTCGATTCGATATTGAGCAACAAAGATTCGGTAATTGTTGGCTAATCGCAGCAATATCTCGTCTAGCGATGGATCCAAACCTGTTGTTCCAAGTCGTGCCTCAGGATCAGAATTTCAACGAAAACTACGCCGGAATATTCCATTTCAG ATTTTGGCGGTATGGAAAATGGGTCGAAGTCGTGGTTGATGACCGTCTCCCTTGTTATGGGACTGCTCGTTCAAGTGAAAGAACTGAATTCTGGAGCGCTCTGCTTGTCAAAGCGTACGCCAAGTTTTACGGTTCCTGGGAGGCCACGGAAGACGGCCAGTCAACCGAAGCCTGGCAGGATTTTACCGGTGGTCTGACTTCGATTTACGATTTGGACGTTGCACAGTCAATACCTTTCGAAGTTTTACTGGAAGCttgggagaaaaaattgcTCATGGGATGCGGTACTCCTAAG ATGAAGAAACTTGACGGCTTGTATGGTGATCATGCCTACTGTATTACGGAAGTCCGTAAGTACAAGGGGAAAAATATGGTGAGACTGAGGAATCCATGGGGTATGATGGAATGGCAAGGCCAATTTGGCGATGC agaTCCTCTGTGGAAAACCGATAGTAAGATGGCAGAGGCGCTGAATTTCAAGCCTGACGCAGATGGCGAATTTTGGATGCCCTACGAACTGGTTTCGGATTATTTTACTGAACTTGAAATTTGTGAACCGCTCGATACAAGCACAAGAAAATTGGAAGTCACTACTTTCGAAGGAGAATGGCAGTACAATACTACTGTGTCCAAAGGTCACTTGA CTTTGCACTATTTCTAG
- the LOC124305058 gene encoding calpain-A-like isoform X2: protein MFNYLKWVRPKEITAEPKFFVNGVSRFDIEQQRFGNCWLIAAISRLAMDPNLLFQVVPQDQNFNENYAGIFHFRFWRYGKWVEVVVDDRLPCYGTARSSERTEFWSALLVKAYAKFYGSWEATEDGQSTEAWQDFTGGLTSIYDLDVAQSIPFEVLLEAWEKKLLMGCGTPKMKKLDGLYGDHAYCITEVRKYKGKNMVRLRNPWGMMEWQGQFGDADPLWKTDSKMAEALNFKPDADGEFWMPYELVSDYFTELEICEPLDTSTRKLEVTTFEGEWQYNTTVSKGHLRTLCQNAQYRITLGNSEQVNGKCTIIVALLQKNRRSKRLKNLKIGFEIYQLDNPEKSPNPLDIDFFKKNESVSGSSAVGEQREVQRKFELVPGVYCVIPCVYRDSHSNKGSEFVAISDEAEEFLLRVFFGNSNNLM, encoded by the exons ATGTTCAATTACTTGAAATGGGTACGGCCAAAG GAAATCACCGCTGAACCGAAATTTTTCGTGAATGGAGTCTCTCGATTCGATATTGAGCAACAAAGATTCGGTAATTGTTGGCTAATCGCAGCAATATCTCGTCTAGCGATGGATCCAAACCTGTTGTTCCAAGTCGTGCCTCAGGATCAGAATTTCAACGAAAACTACGCCGGAATATTCCATTTCAG ATTTTGGCGGTATGGAAAATGGGTCGAAGTCGTGGTTGATGACCGTCTCCCTTGTTATGGGACTGCTCGTTCAAGTGAAAGAACTGAATTCTGGAGCGCTCTGCTTGTCAAAGCGTACGCCAAGTTTTACGGTTCCTGGGAGGCCACGGAAGACGGCCAGTCAACCGAAGCCTGGCAGGATTTTACCGGTGGTCTGACTTCGATTTACGATTTGGACGTTGCACAGTCAATACCTTTCGAAGTTTTACTGGAAGCttgggagaaaaaattgcTCATGGGATGCGGTACTCCTAAG ATGAAGAAACTTGACGGCTTGTATGGTGATCATGCCTACTGTATTACGGAAGTCCGTAAGTACAAGGGGAAAAATATGGTGAGACTGAGGAATCCATGGGGTATGATGGAATGGCAAGGCCAATTTGGCGATGC agaTCCTCTGTGGAAAACCGATAGTAAGATGGCAGAGGCGCTGAATTTCAAGCCTGACGCAGATGGCGAATTTTGGATGCCCTACGAACTGGTTTCGGATTATTTTACTGAACTTGAAATTTGTGAACCGCTCGATACAAGCACAAGAAAATTGGAAGTCACTACTTTCGAAGGAGAATGGCAGTACAATACTACTGTGTCCAAAGGTCACTTGA GAACCTTGTGTCAAAATGCTCAATATCGCATAACGTTGGGAAATTCGGAACAAGTAAACGGAAAGTGCACGATAATCGTGGCATTACTGCAGAAAAATCGAAGGTCGAAACgactaaaaaatttgaaaattggatttgaaatttatcaa CTGGACAATCCTGAAAAATCACCAAACCCCCTAGACATcgatttcttcaaaaaaaatgAGTCCGTATCTGGATCCAGTGCGGTTGGGGAGCAACGGGAAGTTCAACGCAAATTTGAACTAGTTCCCGGAGTTTACTGTGTAATTCCTTGTGTCTATCGGGACAGTCACTCGAATAAGGGATCCGAATTCGTGGCCATTTCTGACGAAGCAGAAGAATTCTTGCTCAGAGTCTTCTTTGGGAATTCAAATAACTTGATGTAA